Within Trichocoleus desertorum ATA4-8-CV12, the genomic segment CAGCGATCGGGGATTTTGGCCCAATATCAAGAGCAGACCAATAAAATCGCTTTCACCTATCTCAAAACCACCCATGACGGCTATCCCGCCCGCTTAGAAATGCCTGTCTGGATGCACCAAGCGGGTATAGTTGATCGCGTCTTAGATTGGGTGCGGGGCGAAGTGATCATTGGCAACGGCTACCCCTACGTGATTGAAACCGCTGACCAAACCGCTGTACTCCAAGCCGAAGATCGCCATACGTTCTACCGGATTTTCCAAGACTGGGCGGAGCGAGAAGAATTAAATCTGCGCTTGTCCCGCAAGATGGTAAGCAAAGCCCGTCGTCGCTAAACCAAACTGTAGCAGTAGGCGCACTCACTCTCCATTTCTAAGAAATTACATCCATCAGCCTGAATCCATGCCACTGCGTTCTATGATCAAGGGGAATTAAAAACGGTGTAGCGCCATCACTTCTGGGACACAGCTGAATGGATACTAAAGCCTTCAAACGGTCACTCAACAGTTCTGAAAACTATCATCGCAAGGGGTTTGGGCATGAGGCCGAAGTTGCCAGCCTTTTGGAGTCGGAATATCAGAGCGGTTTGATTCAGCAAATCCGAGACAACAACTATACGCTACAGCGGGGTGACGTAAAGATTCGGCTGGCAGAGGCTTTTGGCTTTTGTTGGGGGGTGGAACGAGCAGTGGCAATGGCTTATGAAACTCGTCAGCACTTCCCCACGGAGCGCCTTTGGATTACGAATGAAATTATTCATAACCCTTCGGTAAACCAACGTCTGCGAGAAATGCAGGTAGAGTTTATTGAAGTCAACCAGGGGCAAAAAGATTTTTCTGGGGTAGCGCAAGGGGATGTGGTGATTTTGCCTGCGTTTGGTGCCAGCGTGCAGGAGATGCAGTTGCTGAATGACCGGAACTGCACCATTGTAGATACAACCTGTCCGTGGGTATCGAAGGTGTGGAACACGGTGGAGAAGCACAAGAAAGGTACCTACACCTCGATTATTCATGGCAAATACAACCATGAGGAGACGATCGCCACGAGTTCTTTCGCAGGGATCTACTTGGTCGTGCTGAATTTAGCTGAGGCTGAGTATGTTTGCAATTACATCTTGCAGGGGGGCGATCGCGAGGAGTTCTTGGCGAAGTTCCGCAAGGCTTGTTCGCAGGGCTTTGATCCAGACAAGGATTTGGAGCGGCTTGGCATTGCCAACCAAACTACGATGCTGAAGGGCGAAACGGAGCAGATCGGCAAGATGTTTGAGCATACGATGCTGAAGAAGTATGGCCCTGCGGAATTGAATCAGCATTTCCTCAGCTTTAATACCATCTGTGATGCGACTCAAGAGCGCCAAGATGCCATGTTTAAGCTGGTGGATGAGCAAGTAGATCTGATGGTGGTCATTGGTGGCTACAACTCGTCGAATACCACTCATTTACAAGAAATTGCGGTGGAGCGGGGGATTCCTTCTTATCACATTGATTGTGTGGAGCGGATTCTGTCACGCGATCGCATTGAGCATAAGCCACTAAATCGTGAGATTGAGGTGGCTGAAAACTGGTTACCGGATGGGCCTTTGGTGATTGGGGTAACTTCGGGAGCTTCTACGCCGGATAAGGTGGTGGAGGATGTGATTGAGCGGATTTTTGAGCTGAAGGCATCTGTTGCGGTTGGTTAGTTATCTCAAATAAAACCAGGACTTGAGGGCACCTGCCCTCAAACTCCCGCTGAGGGACGGCTACGTCCCCCAGACCCCCTCCAGAGGTAACTTTGTTATCTTCCGTGAGCAATTCTTGCCTGCTTTTGTTTTCTGACTCCTAAATCCTGGCTCCCGATTCCTCTTTCATCCTTCATGCCTCCTCCTTCATCCTTTCCTACTCCTCTCCCCTCACCCCTCTCTCTCCGTCCTGCTCAAAAAGCTCCGCAGGCGATCGCTCTGTGGCTGTGTTAACACTTGGCGGGCGGGTCCGGTTTCTTCGATTTGGCCTTGGTGGAGGAAGAGGACGCGGTGGGCGACTTCGCGGGCGAATTGCATTTCGTGGGTGACGATGATCATGGTCATGCCGTCTTCGGCGAGTTGTTGCATGACTTGGAGGACTTCGCCGACGAGTTCAGGGTCGAGGGCGCTGGTGGGTTCGTCAAAGAGGATGATTCTGGGGTTCATGCAGAGGCTACGGGCGATCGCGACTCGCTGTTTTTGGCCGCCGGAGAGTTGGTCTGGGTAGGCGCTGGCTTTAGCGGCTAAACCAACTTTGGCTAGATAGGTCTGGGCAAGTTCTATGCTTTCGGGGCGGGATTTGCCGAGGGCTTTTTGGGGGGCAAGGATGAGGTTTTCGAGGACGC encodes:
- a CDS encoding 4-hydroxy-3-methylbut-2-enyl diphosphate reductase, which gives rise to MDTKAFKRSLNSSENYHRKGFGHEAEVASLLESEYQSGLIQQIRDNNYTLQRGDVKIRLAEAFGFCWGVERAVAMAYETRQHFPTERLWITNEIIHNPSVNQRLREMQVEFIEVNQGQKDFSGVAQGDVVILPAFGASVQEMQLLNDRNCTIVDTTCPWVSKVWNTVEKHKKGTYTSIIHGKYNHEETIATSSFAGIYLVVLNLAEAEYVCNYILQGGDREEFLAKFRKACSQGFDPDKDLERLGIANQTTMLKGETEQIGKMFEHTMLKKYGPAELNQHFLSFNTICDATQERQDAMFKLVDEQVDLMVVIGGYNSSNTTHLQEIAVERGIPSYHIDCVERILSRDRIEHKPLNREIEVAENWLPDGPLVIGVTSGASTPDKVVEDVIERIFELKASVAVG
- a CDS encoding amino acid ABC transporter ATP-binding protein; protein product: MVSYLFASPLRQLRSQVGMVFQQFNLFPHLSVLENLILAPQKALGKSRPESIELAQTYLAKVGLAAKASAYPDQLSGGQKQRVAIARSLCMNPRIILFDEPTSALDPELVGEVLQVMQQLAEDGMTMIIVTHEMQFAREVAHRVLFLHQGQIEETGPARQVLTQPQSDRLRSFLSRTEREG